Part of the Sorghum bicolor cultivar BTx623 chromosome 1, Sorghum_bicolor_NCBIv3, whole genome shotgun sequence genome, GGCGCCAGCACGAACAGGGACTCGAGGTCCGGCGGCTGGAAGTACCCACCCTTGGGCGGGTCCCGCCGCCTGCCGCCGCTCCCTCCGGCCGCCTCCGCCATCGCGACGGCCTTCTTCCTCGGCGGCGCCGCCGGGCACGGCGGCACCACCGGGATGCGGCAGTCCTCGCGCCTCGGCGTCTGccacccctcctcctcctcccccgccaCCACGACCATCATCATCTCTTCGCCGTGCTCCACCTCCATCTCAGTCGTCTCTCTCTTGATGTCTTGCTTGTTGATCTCAGGCGGAATGGTCTAGGCCTGATCCCTCCGCCTCTCTCGATCGACAGACACAGAGCAAGCCAAGCAAGCAGCGCAATGGCGACGCAGCAGCTACGCGAGTCTCTGGGTGAGCCGGCGGAGGAGGCAGGGGTAATATAGGCGGTGTGGCCGGTGGGTAATGGTGGTTCAAGGCTTCGAGCGCAAGCGCGACAGCAACTCCACCAGCGCCAGCGCGCGAGCTCAAGTGGAGTCCAGCTCCAGCGGCGTGGCGGTGCCGTACTGGCGTGACGGGAGGGGCCTGCGTGGGGTGCCGGAGTGCTGCATGACTCGTGGGGTCGACGTGGAATTGGTCCGGATGTCAGTGAGACGTGGGTGAGTAGTCGCTGGTAAGGGAGGTGGCGGGATGGTTGGGAGAGTTACGTGTCACCAACTGGCCAGTGCGCGGGAAGCGCGTCGGTCGAAAGTGGCGGAATGGTCTAGACATCCGCCGAGGATTCTCTGTGCATCATCACTTCCCGGGGCgtctttaggccctgtttatcccccaatccaaaaaattttcatccatcccagcgaatctttcgacacatgcatggaacattaaatgtagacaaaaaaaaactaattacacagtttggttaaaaatcgcaaaacgaatcttttaagcttagttagtctatgattagccttaagtgctacagtaacacacatgtgctaatgacagattaattatacttaacagatttgtcttgcaatttcctgacgagctatgtaatttgtttttttattagtttctaaaaacccctcccgacattcttccgacatatccgatgtgacatctaaaaatttttcatctccaatctaaacaggcccttatacgactagattttttatttataaaaaaacagtttacttttatagaaaaatagaaaaatttCAGAATTCTGGAGCATCTCTAAGAGACCGGCTTTGATCGGAGGTATTATAGTTCATACGATAGCTCTTTcattttatttagcaattagtgtttaatcataaactaattaggtttaaaaaaaatcttctcACAAATATACTCTAACTGTATTTTTGTTTAATAAATAGTCTACATTtgatacttcatacatgtgtcctaATGTGATAGGTGTTAAATAGAAACAAGAGCAACCAAACAAGTCCTaagtaaaattatattttaaactaTATGATTTAGCCATTATGTAAATAAAAATCCACCTAAAACACAGAGTTTTACAATAACAATTATATAAGATAGCTAGTGAAAACGATGTGTTATTAatgacaagcgaaagtttaggaATTACAAATTTGCTATTTTAGTAAACTAAATAATATACTTAttgaatttatatttttattttaaaaatctaAATATAATCTAGATAACATGAATAATATCTCTATTAGAgttgctctactactagtagAACCTAAAGAGGAACCTTTTGTAAACAAAAATGGAGTGTTAAAGAGACGTTTAGAGCAGCTGGTATGGTATGGAGTGACAGTGTGACACGAACCAAGAGAATAAAGCCTTGTTTAatttcaaaaatttttgcaaaatagatactgtagcattttcgtttatatttaacaaatattattcaatcaaaaACTAACtaaagtttaaaaaattcgtctcctaaattatagataagttatacaattaattatattttttatttatatttaatatattatgtatatactgtaaaatttgatgtgatagattgaaaagttttataattttttttgaaactaaacaaagcctagtaCCACAATCCAACCGAGGTGTTGAGAGCGAGTACTATATACTAATCGCAGTGGATCCCAGGCTGGTGATCAGTCTGGACAAGccatggatggatggatagGCTAGAAAACGGTACGGTCTCGAGCAGAGCAGACGAGCATATCGCTTCGGTACGTGGGTTCCACCTCGCGCACCGGCAGACCAGGTTGTGGTCGGGGGCGCGACACGTGGAGCCAGCCCGTTGCTTGCCAGCCAAAAAGTTTGCGCCAGCGTGGCACGGTCGTGTCTCCGTGGCATTGTCTGTGTCTGTTCTCGGCTTCTCGCAGGTCCTGCGGTTCAGAAATTTCTGGCGCGCATCCGCGTCTGGCACTTCCACCGGTCCACCACGGCACCACCGCGCAAACCGCTAGCCGCTAGGCCATCGCAAGCGGCAATGTGGAGCGGCCCAGCAGGCCCATGGCCCGCAAATGTTCTCGCTTTTCTTGGGGGCACAACCTGAGTTGGCCTGGAGGAATGGTAATTTACAACACAGAAGAAAGCAAGGATTTCAGGCTCCCAGAAATGATTTAACTCAATCTTTTTTCTCCTAGACGAACTACTAGCTAGGTTCAATAAAACTTATCACACAGGCCTCGAAGGATCAAAACACAGTTGTGTCAAATTGCCAGTTAGCCAGCAGCTAGAACAATTGCCTCCAGTTCAGGGCAACTGAAATGACCTAGCATCGTGGAGTCTCCGCTTGCCTTCTGAAGAGCCCCTCCTTTCTACCGCAAACCTTCACAGATCATGTAGATCTCCCTCGAGCTAGGCCGGGTCGCCTTAGGTCTCAACAAGGATACTTTCTTGAACTTGACCTTGCAGAATTTGCCAAACCCTGTGAAAACGCAACGATAGACAGTCGAGGTCAGTTTTAGCTGGGCCAAATTGTCATTATGTCAGATGAAACAGTACAGTTAATTTAAGCTTTAGTGGAAGAGCAGCACTTCTTAGATCAGATAATGGTCAGAACTTATAATGACCTGATATGTCCTCATTCTCCAGGAACTTCATTACTAGGTTACCTCCACGACGAAGAACACCATCCTCATCAGGATCGGGCTCGGTGGAGCTCAGATACTTCTCTAGTATCTCACTGTAATCAGACTCTTTTAACTTTATCTTTCCTACTGCCAACGAGAGAGCACGCATGCCCAACTCACAAGATATAGCACCATCTTTGGTTGTGATCCCTGAAACTGGTGGACACATGTCTGACAGTATCACGGAGAATCCCCGTTCCTGTATATGAGGATAAAACATTAAAATCCACTAGCATTCATTACAAGATCACAGGACGCAGATACTATAGCTGAAAGCTTTGGTCtttctaaggccctgtttagattggagatgaaaaaattttttgggtgtcacatcggatgtgtcggaaggatgtcgggaggggtttttagaaactaataaaaaaaacaaattacatagcttgttaggaaactgcaagacaaatctattaagcataattaatctgtcattagcatatgtgggttactgtagcacttaaggctaatcatggagtaattaggcttaaaagattcgtctcgtgattttcaaccaaactgtgtaattagtttattcttTTATGTacattaatgttccatgcatgtgtgtaaagattcgatgggatggatgaaaaaattttggatggggaactaaacagggcctaaccaTACTTCATAAGCTAGAAATGTTTTTTCAATCAACGAATCCTCCTAAGATTAGTATTGGAGGGAAGGGAGGAGAGAGGGATGGCTTAACTTAACTCAGAAACAGAGGGCAGAGAGTTGAACAAAATAAGTGAGCTCAGATTATCACGAGTGATAATGCTCTCAATTTAAAAACTGGCAATCGTCGTTTTCATTTCAGAACTAAAGGCTGAATAGATACATGGTTTCATACAGAATCACAGTTAGCTCTGTGTTCAATACTCAGTTATTCCGTATTCACACCATCAAATATTGCATCTCTAGCCCCTACTCGCTATAGTAAATTGCCTCCGAGTCTTCTTGAAAATATAGGGATTCTTACCTTTCCATCCATCTAATCTAAGAACTAGCTTCCCAAGTTATACAAACAAAACAAGTAGTTTGCCTAAATACGAGATTCAGTAAATCCAAACctaactgaggccttgtttagttccgaaaagtttttggatttggctaccgtagcattttcgttttatttggcaattagtgtccaatcatgaattaattaggcttaaaaaatttgtctcgtgatttataggcaaactgtgcaattagtttttgtttctatctacatttaatgctccatgcatgtgttcaaagattcaatgtgatgggtaaaaagtttttgggtgggaaactaagcCTGAGCAATGTTGGCACCTGCACACAGGCACCAGGTAAGCAGACCCTGCTCACCTTCCCTCTTCCTCCCCCTGAcccaaggtagaagatgagccGAGCTcaggcacacatacacacacacacggtTTCAGTCTTGGCTGAAACCTGAACCCAGGAAATATGTGGCACTTGAACTGCCTTTGCTTCATTGCATACATGGTGTATATATACAAGCCTTGTACCAACTATAAGGTACACAaggcatggctgggtacagcccCAACTACTCCTAGTACACTGCATACATCATCCTCCTACCAAGTATGGCTGATGTATGGTTCTACCAACTACTGTACTAGAGTGGCCTATTGCCATACTCCTATGTGACCAAGAGCTAGCCTATTGCCTGCCTATGATCATCTAACAGAACAAGAAAGGTTTAGCTGCAGATTATGTCTTACAGTTCTTCCCCTAATCCTGTTGCTAAGCCTTGACCTCATCCATGCCAATCATCTTCCTCAGCTCAACAAACCTGAGGCGTCCGAGGGACTTGGTGAGAATGTCAGCGAGTTGCCTGCCGGTGTCGACAAACTCGATGGTGATCTGTCCTCCATCAACGCAATCCCTGAGGAAATGGAACTTGACGTCGATGTGTTTGCTCCGGTCATGGAGCACCGGGTTCTTGGCAAGAGCAATGGCCGGCTGATTGTCCACCAGCAAAGCCGGCGGCTGAGACTCCTTCCCAGTGAGCTCCTTCAGCAGCCGCCGCAACCAGACCGCCTGACATGCCGCCGTAGCAGCAGCCACATACTCTGCCTCGCAGGTTGACAGTGCCACTGTCTTCTGCTTCAGTGATTGCCAGGCCACCGGCGCTGCTCCGAGGAAAACGAACACCCCGGAGGTGCTTTTCCGCCCATCCATATCACCCGCCATGTCTGCATCACTGAACACGGTGAGCCCTGGCTCGCCGTCCTTTGCCCTGGGCGGCGCTTCGCTGAACACCTTCAGCCGAAGATCGCCGTGCTTGGGGAAAACGACACCGAGGTCCAAAGACCCCTGGATGTACCGCAGCAGTCGCTTGACCGCCGCCCAGTGGTCCTCCCTTGGATCCTCCATGAATCTGCTCACATACCCGACCGCGAACGCGATGTCCGGCCGGGTGTGAGTGAGCCAGCGCAGCCCACCGACGATGCTTCGGTATCGTGTGGCATCAACCTTCTTcgccacactttgtttggagagCTTGATCCGCTCCTCCATCGGTGTTGCTGCAGCCCTGCAGTCGCCCATTCCAGCCCGCTCCAGCAGCTTCAGCGCGTAGGCGCGCTGCCCCCGCCTGACCGCGTCCTTCCCCTGCTTCACCTCGATGCCGAGGTAGTACGAGAGCGCGCCTAGATCGCTCATCTTGAATCGGGCCGCCATCTCCGCCTTGAATTTGGCGATGTCTTCCTCCCGCGCGCCAGTGACGATCAGATCGTCCACATACACACCGACGATGAGCTCCTCCTTCCCCCGTCGTCGTGTGTACAGGGCGTGCTCCGTGGCGCACCGTGTGAAGCCAAGTTCCGCCATGGTGGCGTCGAGTTTGGCATTCCATGCCCGCGGGGCCTGCCGCAGGCCATACAGCGCCTTCCGCAGCCGAAGCACCTTGCGCTCTTCCCCTTTCACCTGAAAGCCTGGCGCCTGCTTGACG contains:
- the LOC8057356 gene encoding uncharacterized protein LOC8057356 isoform X1; translation: MAAGGTADFFYRESLRLGYVARSAFKLIQMQKQHKLIAPGAAVLDLGCAPGAWLQVACQNLGPLEKGGVVVGVDVHKVKVPSAHCDSRVRTVRADVMTMMKQQARAMSPQERGFSVILSDMCPPVSGITTKDGAISCELGMRALSLAVGKIKLKESDYSEILEKYLSSTEPDPDEDGVLRRGGNLVMKFLENEDISGFGKFCKVKFKKVSLLRPKATRPSSREIYMICEGLR
- the LOC8057356 gene encoding uncharacterized protein LOC8057356 isoform X2, which translates into the protein MAAGGTADFFYRESLRLGYVARSAFKLIQMQKQHKLIAPGAAVLDLGCAPGAWLQVACQNLGPLEKGGVVVGVDVHKVKVPSAHCDSRVRTVRADVMTMMKQQARAMSPQERGFSVILSDMCPPVSGITTKDGAISCELGMRALSLAVGKIKLKESDYSEILEKYLSSTEPDPDEDGVLRRGGFGKFCKVKFKKVSLLRPKATRPSSREIYMICEGLR
- the LOC8057355 gene encoding cyclin-dependent protein kinase inhibitor SMR4, which encodes MEVEHGEEMMMVVVAGEEEEGWQTPRREDCRIPVVPPCPAAPPRKKAVAMAEAAGGSGGRRRDPPKGGYFQPPDLESLFVLAPRRRQAASSCA